A stretch of Microcoleus sp. AS-A8 DNA encodes these proteins:
- the fni gene encoding type 2 isopentenyl-diphosphate Delta-isomerase, with amino-acid sequence MNSVKNIATKLSNQTGEQATSEQAVLTQTRKADHLRICLEEDVQFHQTTNGLKHYRFTHCCLPEIDRSEIDLSTTFFEKKLGFPLLISSMTGGTEQAQMINYRLAEVAQHYRIAMGVGSQRVAIENPQVASTFAVRSLAPDILLFANLGAVQLNYKYGIDECRRSVDLLEADALILHLNPLQECIQTNGDTNFRGLLAKIATLCQKLPVPVIAKEVGNGISAQMAEKLIEAGVSAIDVAGAGGTSWAKVESERASEARQRRLGTTFANWGLPTAECVTAVRAITPKIPIIASGGLRNGLDVTKVIALGADLAGLAFPFLKAAVESETALTELVEDLVAEMTTVLFCTGNATLAGLRTSGVVERITIE; translated from the coding sequence ATGAATTCTGTGAAAAACATAGCAACTAAATTATCAAATCAAACGGGTGAACAAGCAACATCAGAGCAGGCGGTTCTAACCCAAACCCGTAAAGCTGACCATTTGCGGATTTGCCTAGAAGAAGATGTGCAGTTTCACCAAACCACCAATGGACTGAAACACTATCGGTTTACTCACTGCTGCTTACCAGAAATAGACCGAAGCGAGATTGACCTGAGTACAACCTTTTTTGAGAAGAAACTGGGATTTCCCCTTCTGATTTCATCAATGACTGGCGGAACTGAACAGGCTCAGATGATTAATTACCGTCTTGCGGAAGTTGCCCAACACTACCGAATTGCAATGGGAGTCGGTTCTCAACGGGTGGCGATCGAAAACCCCCAGGTTGCTTCCACATTTGCTGTGCGCTCTCTAGCACCCGATATTCTACTGTTTGCTAACTTGGGTGCAGTACAGCTCAACTACAAGTACGGCATTGATGAATGCCGACGAAGCGTGGATTTACTAGAGGCGGATGCTCTAATCCTACACCTCAATCCCCTGCAAGAGTGTATTCAAACGAATGGAGATACTAACTTTCGGGGACTACTCGCCAAAATAGCGACTCTTTGCCAAAAGCTTCCTGTTCCCGTCATTGCCAAAGAAGTTGGTAACGGTATCTCTGCACAGATGGCTGAGAAACTCATTGAGGCTGGGGTGAGCGCCATTGACGTAGCCGGAGCGGGTGGAACATCTTGGGCAAAAGTAGAAAGCGAACGGGCATCAGAAGCACGACAACGCCGACTGGGGACAACGTTTGCCAACTGGGGATTGCCAACGGCAGAATGTGTCACAGCAGTGCGGGCGATCACTCCCAAAATTCCCATTATTGCTTCTGGTGGACTTCGCAATGGTCTTGACGTTACCAAAGTTATTGCCCTTGGTGCAGATTTAGCAGGTTTGGCGTTTCCCTTTCTCAAAGCAGCCGTTGAATCTGAAACTGCGCTAACCGAGTTAGTAGAAGATTTAGTCGCTGAAATGACTACGGTTTTATTCTGTACTGGCAATGCCACGTTAGCTGGCTTAAGAACCTCTGGTGTAGTGGAGCGAATAACCATTGAATGA